In a genomic window of Parambassis ranga chromosome 24, fParRan2.1, whole genome shotgun sequence:
- the riox1 gene encoding ribosomal oxygenase 1: protein MERQHMSALALYQTLQPDQPPSAKKPALQVAAKKKKDNVPAAAKVAARKTNMKAEKTERKKMRKKQQVKSAQREKNHKAAAVPVVEKQQEEGIVNGDGESLTDLLTTLTKVNNSRERASKLFEWLINPVPAKSFFRETWEKKPIFVRRGNPDYYKGLFSTAEFDRILREDNVQYGVNLDVTSYTNGKRETHNPPGRALPFTVWDFYESGCSLRMLNPQAFSSTVWNVLSILQEHFGSMAGANVYLTPAGTQGFAPHYDDIEAFVVQLEGKKHWRVYNPRTEEEVLPVHSSPNFDQADIGKPILDVVVEAGDLIYFPRGFIHQGNCLPDAHSLHITISSYQKNSWGDLLQRIVPAALEIAMEEDVEFRQGLPLDYLTYMGVQNSDKDDPRRTKFLARIDNLMKKLKNYAPVDAAVDQKARDFLHDCLPPVLTPDELASSVQGVPMRWANGRVKNAGVHITTQTQVRVLRAGCSRLCSDGDSVHLYYTTDNSRVYHKEELKSFEIKPEHTDAIEFLIHSYPEFVTVGSLPCDSVQDRIALAELLFERGIIHTAVPV, encoded by the exons ATGGAGAGACAACACATGTCTGCTCTTGCCTTGTATCAAACATTACAACCAGACCAGCCTCCTTCTGCTAAGAAGCCGGCGCTACAG gtggcagccaagaagaaaaaggacaatGTGCCTGCAGCAGCTAAGGTCGCTGCACGAAAAACTAACATGAAAGCTGAGAaaactgagaggaagaagatgaggaagaagcaGCAGGTGAAGTCTGCACAAAGAGAGAAGAACCACAAAGCAGCTGCGGTT CCTGTAGTTgaaaagcagcaggaggaagggaTTGTAAACGGAGACGGGGAGTCTCTCACTGATTTGCTGACCACCCTGACAAAAGTCAacaacagcagggagagagccAGCAAGCTGTTTGAGTGGCTCATCAACCCGGTTCCTGCCAAGTCCTTTTTCAG GGAAACATGGGAAAAGAAGCCCATCTTTGTGCGACGCGGTAATCCAGATTATTACAAGGGGCTGTTCTCTACAGCGGAGTTTGATCGCATATTGAGAGAG GACAATGTTCAGTATGGTGTGAACCTAGATGTCACCAGCTACACTAATGgcaagagagaaacacacaatcCTCCAGGGAGAGCTCTACCATTCACTGTGTGGGACTTCTATGAG AGTGGCTGCTCCCTCCGCATGCTGAATCCTCAGGCTTTCTCCTCCACAGTGTGGAACGTACTGTCCATCCTCCAGGAGCACTTTGGCAGCATGGCAGGAGCCAACGT ATACCTGACACCAGCTGGGACGCAGGGCTTTGCTCCACATTATGATGACATTGAGGCGTTTGTGGTTCAGCTGGAGGGGAAGAAACACTGGAGAGTGTACAATCCAAG gacagaagaagaggtcttGCCTGTGCACTCAAGTC caaACTTTGATCAGGCAGACATTGGAAAGCCAATCCTGGACGTGGTGGTAGAAGCTGGGGATCTAATTTACTTTCCTAGAGGGTTCATCCATCAGGGCAACTGTCTGCCAGACGCTCACTCTCTGCACATCACCATCTCATCATATCAGAAGAACAGCTGGGGAGACCTGCTGCAGAGG ATTGTTCCAGCAGCGTTAGAAATCGCaatggaggaggatgtggagttCAGACAGGGTTTACCTCTCGACTACCTGACATATATGGGAGTACAGAACTCTGACAAG GACGACCCACGCAGGACAAAATTCCTCGCACGAATCGACAACCTGATGAAAAAACTTAAAAATTACGCCCCAGTGGATGCTGCCGTCGACCAGAAAGCCAGAGACTTCCTCCATGACTGTCTGCCTCCTGTGCTCACTCCAG ATGAACTGGCAAGCAGTGTGCAGGGAGTACCAATGAGGTGGGCGAATGGACGAGTTAAAAATGCGGGTGTGCACATTACCACGCAGACCCAAGTCAGAGTTCTTCGTGCTGGGTGTTCCAG GTTATGCAGTGATGGAGACTCTGTTCATCTATATTACACCACAGACAACTCGAGAGTTTACCACAAAGAGGAGCTCAAGAGTTTTGAGATAAAACCAGAG cacacagatgccattgaatTTCTGATCCACTCATATCCTGAGTTTGTAACAGTAGGAAGCCTCCCGTGTGATTCGGTGCAGGACAGG ATTGCTTTGGCTGAACTGCTTTTTGAGAGAGGGATAATCCATACAGCAGTTCCTGTGTAG
- the ndufb1 gene encoding NADH dehydrogenase [ubiquinone] 1 beta subcomplex subunit 1 — MVNFAAVVRDYWMHALVPMGFVIGWYLDRQQDHKLTAFRNKSVLYSRPLKPGEEVTWR, encoded by the exons ATGGTCAACTTTGCAGCAGTTGTCCGTGATTATTGGATGCATGCCCTGGTGCCTATGGGCTTTGTGATCGGATGGTACCTTGACAGACAACAGGACCATAAGCTGACAGCTTTTAGGAACAAGAGTGTTTTGTATAGCAG GCCACTGAAGCCTGGCGAGGAGGTGACCTGGAGGTAG
- the cpsf2 gene encoding cleavage and polyadenylation specificity factor subunit 2: MTSIIKLTAVSGVQEESALCYLLQVDEFRFLLDCGWDENFSMDIIDAMKRYVHQVDAVLLSHPDPIHLGALPYAVGKLGLNCTIYATIPVYKMGQMFMYDLYQSRNNSEDFTLFTLDDVDSAFDKIQQLKYSQIVNLKGKGHGLSITPLPAGHMIGGTIWKIVKDGEEEIVYAVDFNHKREIHLNGCTLESISRPSLLITDSFNATYVQPRRKQRDEQLLTNVMETLRGDGNVLIAVDTAGRVLELAQLLDQIWRTKDAGLGVYPLALLNNVSYNVVEFSKSQVEWMSDKLMRCFEDKRNNPFQFRHLTLCHSLADLARVPNPKVVLCSQPDLESGFSRELFIQWGQNAKNSIILTYRTTPGTLARYLIDNPGEKMLDLEVRKRVKLEGKELDEYLEKEKVKKEAAKKLEQAKEVDLDSSDESDMDDDLDQPAIVKTKHHDLMMKGEGSRKGSFFKQAKKSYPMFPTHEERIKWDEYGEIIRLEDFLVPELQATEEEKNKLDSGLTNGDEPMDQDLSVVPTKCISSMESLEIKARITYIDYEGRSDGDSIKKIINQMKPRQLVIVHGPPEASLDLAESCKAFSKDIKVYTPKLQETVDATSETHIYQVRLKDSLVSSLMFCKAKDTELAWIDGVLDMRIVKVDTGVMLEEGVKDEVDDGELTMDITPDLGIDHNATAAAAQRAMKNLFGEDEKETSEESDVIPTLEPLPSNEIPGHQSVFINEPRLSDFKQVLLREGIQAEFVGGVLVCNNMVAVRRTEAGRIGLEGCLCDDYYKIQELLYQQYAIV; encoded by the exons ATGACGTCCATTATCAAGCTGACAGCCGTGTCAGGGGTCCAGGAGGAGTCCGCCCTCTGTTACCTGCTGCAGGTGGATGAATTTCGCTTCCTCCTGGACTGTGGCTGGGATGAGAACTTCTCAATGGACATTATCGATGCTATGAAACG ATATGTTCACCAGGTTGATGCTGTGCTTCTCTCACACCCTGACCCCATCCATTTGGGTGCACTGCCTTACGCTGTGGGAAAACTGGGTCTAAATTGTACAATCTATGCCACCATTCCTGTCTACAAGATGGGTCAGATGTTCATGTATGATCTGTATCAG TCTCGAAACAACAGTGAAGATTTCACACTGTTCACCCTTGATGATGTGGACAGTGCCTTTGATAAAATCCAGCAGCTGAAATACTCACAGATTGTTAATTTGAAAG GAAAGGGGCATGGTCTTTCCATCACTCCTCTTCCAGCTGGACACATGATTGGAGGCACTATTTGGAAAATTGTGAAGGATGGGGAGGAAGAGATTGTGTACGCTGTGGATTTTAACCACAAGAGAGAAAT ACATCTCAATGGCTGCACATTGGAGAGTATCAGTCGTCCGTCCTTACTGATTACAGACTCTTTCAATGCTACATATGTCCAACCACGACGCAAACAAAGAGATGAGCAGCTGCTCA CCAATGTGATGGAGACCCTGCGTGGTGACGGTAATGTCCTTATTGCCGTGGATACAGCTGGGCGTGTGCTGGAGCTTGCTCAGCTCCTAGACCAGATTTGGAGGACAAAAGACGCTGGGCTGGGAGTTTACCCACTTGCGCTGCTTAACAATGTCAGCTATAATGTGGTGGAGTTCTCCAAGTCCCAG GTGGAGTGGATGAGTGACAAGCTCATGAGGTGTTTTGAAGACAAGAGAAATAACCCCTTTCAGTTCCGACACCTGACCCTGTGTcacagcctggcagacctggccCGGGTGCCCAACCCTAAGGTGGTACTCTGCAGCCAGCCGGACCTTGAGTCCGGCTTCTCCCGGGAACTTTTCATCCAGTGGGGCCAAAATGCAAAAAACTCCATCATCCTCACATACCGCACCACCCCTGGAACCTTAGCCCGCTATCTCATTGACAACCCTGGAGAAAAGATGCTGGATCTGGAG GTGAGGAAAAGAGTGAAGCTGGAAGGCAAGGAGTTGGATGAATACCTTGAGAAggagaaagtaaaaaaagaagcagcaaaaaaaCTTGAACAAGCCAAAGA GGTGGATTTAGACTCCAGTGATGAGAGCGACATGGACGACGATCTTGACCAGCCAGCCATTGTGAAAACCAAACACCACGACCTGATGATGAAGGGCGAGGGGAGCCGTAAAGGCAGTTTCTTCAAACAGGCCAAAAAGTCTTATCCTATGTTCCCCACACACGAGGAAAGAATCAAATGGGATGAGTACGGAGAGATCATCAG GCTAGAGGACTTCCTGGTTCCTGAACTTCAAgctacagaggaggagaagaacaaACTGGACTCTGGGTTGACCAACGGAGATGAGCCCATGGACCAGGATCTGTCTGTCGTCCCCACCAAATGCATCTCAAGCATGGAAAGCCTTGAAATCAA AGCACGGATAACATACATAGACTATGAAGGTCGTTCTGATGGCGATTCCATAAAGAAGATTATCAATCAAATGAAACCCAGACAGCTAGTCATCGTTCATGGTCCACCAGAAGCCAGTCTGGACTTGGCTGAGTCCTGCAAGGCATTCAGCAAGGATATCAAGGTTTACACACCCAAACTTCAGGAAACAGTGGATGCCACTAGTGAGACACACATTTACCAG GTGCGGTTAAAAGACTCCTTGGTGAGCTCGCTGATGTTCTGCAAGGCCAAAGACACAGAGTTAGCGTGGATTGATGGCGTGCTGGACATGCGCATTGTGAAGGTGGACACCGGTGTGATGCTGGAAGAGGGGGTGAAAGATGAAGTGGACGACGGGGAACTGACCATGGACATCACCCCCGACCTCGGCATTGACCACAATGCCACAGCGGCGGCAGCACAGCGTGCCATGAAGAACCTGTTTGGAGAGGACGAGAAGGAAACATCTGAGGAGAGCGATGTAATTCCCACGCTGGAGCCGCTGCCTTCAAACGAG ATTCCAGGACATCAGTCGGTGTTCATCAATGAGCCTCGCTTGTCTGACTTCAAGCAGGTCCTGCTGAGAGAGGGCATCCAGGCCGAGTTCGTGGGAGGAGTGCTGGTATGCAACAACATGGTGGCCGTCCGCAGG ACGGAGGCTGGACGCATCGGCCTGGAAGGATGCTTGTGTGACGACTACTATAAGATCCAGGAGCTGCTCTATCAGCAGTATGCTATTgtatag